AATAAACCCGCCTTGCAAAACTTCACCAGCCATGATGCGGAAATTTTGTGGCAGTAAGGCCAGCAATACGGGCATCGGACGGGTTAACAGTTGATCGAGTTCGCCGCCGACCAGATATTTTTCGAGATGATGCACTTCGTTGCCAAACGATCGATATAGTGTCTTGGATAGGGTCATGATCGCGAAGAGGTAACCGATTTCATGAAGGGACCAGCCTTGAATGGCTCCGAATTTGTGCAGCACCAGAGCAACCATCAGAAACTCGGAAATTTGAATCAATGCGGCCAGAACGGAGGCCATGACGAAATTGAACTTGTATTGCATCCGACTGCGGATGCTTGTTCGAATGAGCATTTTATATAAAGTGAACCAGGAAGTTGTTTTCATCCGCCCTGCACCTCCACTTTACGGCGCAGTACCTGGGTGATCGCCAGACAGACGAATGTCATGAGGACGCACCAAATCAAGGTTCCCCATAATAAGGAGCCATTTTCATAACCCAGATAGATTCGGGTCGGAACATAGAGCAGGAAAGGATAGGGAGATAGCCAGGCGATTCGTTCCAACCAGTCTGGCAGCCATTCCAGCGGAATGAAGAAACCAGCGAGCAGATTCATCATGGCGTGATTGCCCCAATGCAGCCAGGAGGACTCCGTCGTCCACATCGCGGTGGCGCCAATAATGTAATTCATACAGATGGATAAATAGGATGCGCCGGCAAGACCAATTGCGGCAAATAACAGGGTTGAAGCTTCTGAGGGCCATTGCAGAGAAAATACGATGGAGAAGAGCAGGTAAATCGGAATGCTTTTGTACACGAACTGGTAGGCAATCTGCCCCCATTCACGTGCCATCAGGTGGGTGAACAGATGAACCGGCCTCATGAGATCAAGCGCGATCTGCCCTGTCCTGACCGTAAGTGGAATACCAAGTCCATTGGTGAGAAAACCCGAGATCCAGAGCGAGGATTGCGTAAACGCAATGTAACTGATCATCCCCTGTGTCCCGTATTCTCCGAGAGAGTGATCGGCCCCGATGCCAATCCAGAGACAGGCATACATGTAACCGAACATGGCGCTTGCCAGGTTATGTACCATGTGGGCCCCGCGGTATTGCAGGTTCCGGGAGTAGGCTTTGGAAGCCAGAGTGAAATAAAGCATGTGACACCTCCGATAAGTTGGTTGAACGGCGTTTCCGTTCACTTCAGTCAAGGCGAAAAAGAGAGAAGGACAACAGCATACCAATATATTCCTTCACAGGCAAGACATTTTTTTGGCATATACCGGAAGAAATGAGGCTGTTCAACAATGCGCCACAAGACAGCGGTTTGTCCGTTCCTTTATAATTGGGGAGCAAGAACGCAAACGTTTACAATATAAACTATTCAAATTTTAAATAATCCGCCGGGCATGTGCCTGACGATTGAGGATACAGCTTCAACAATCCGGCAAGAGAGAAGGTTGGAATGAGGAAAATTGCATGGGTCACGGACAGTACGAGCACACTCGATCCGCTATTTGCTGAGCAGAATCATGTGTACATTGTACCTCTGCGCATCGTTTTTGGAGAGGAATGTTATCGGGAGACAGAAGACATCTCGTCGGAATTGTTCTATGAGAAACTTGAGGGGTCTTCACGTGCAAGCAGTTCACAGCCGCCGATTGGTGAATTTATTGAACTGTATGAGTCGTTGAAAGGCCAGTACGATGAGATCATTACCATTCATTGCTCCACTGCGCTTAGCGGTACGCTGCACACATCAATGCAGGCTGCAGAGATCGCAGGGGTGACGGTTACCGCCATTGATTCCAGAGCAGGCGCGTATCCGCTGCGGGAGATGATTTTGCAAGGACTGGAATGGCAGAAGAAAGGCCATACAGCCGCCGAAATCAAACTTCACATCGAACAGATAATTGATAACATGTCCTTTTACCTCATCCCGGCCAGTCTTCAGCATTTGCACCGCAGTGGGCGGGTGTCGGGGACCCAGCTTATTCTTAGCCAATTGTTGAAAATTCATCTGCTGCTTCGATTCGAAGAGGGCAAAGTGGTTGTGAATGAGAAAATTCGTACGTTTAAACGGGCCAAACAGCGCATGCTGGATGTGCTCAAGGTGGATATGGGGAAAGTGAAGCATGTATGCATCATGCATGCGAACAATCAGGAAGAAGCCGTTACGATCAAACAGCAGATTGCAGATCTGCTTCCCCGCTTGAAGACGGAAATTATGCCTTTTATCCCTGTGGTAGGCATTCATGCAGGGGCGGGAACGATTGGGCTGTGCTGGATACGAAGCGAGACGGTATAAGGTTGTACATGAGACCTGGCAGGAGGTTCACTTTGAAACATGAAGTGGCGATCCTGCCGGGTTTTTCGTATTTCATTGCCAATTGATGCAAACTGTGAGGTAATAAAGGAAACGTTCAAGTTGGAGGGAATATCGTGTCAGGTTATCGCTTGCTGCTTGTTGAAGATGATCGCTCTATTAGTGAAATGGTAGGGCCTTATTTGGAAAAAGAGGGCTATGACGTCTCTTATGCATATGACGGATTAGAGGCGGAACGTCAATTCAGCCAATCACCGTCAGGTTATGACTTGGTCATTCTCGATCTGATGCTGCCACATAAAAATGGGATGGAAGTGCTCCAGACCATCCGTGCCACCAGTCTGGTGCCAGTGCTCATCCTGTCTGCAAAGGACGGAGAGGTGGACAAAGCCCTCGGCCTTGGCTTCGGCGCGGATGATTACTTAAGCAAACCCTTCTCGCTGATCGAGCTGACCGCTCGGATCAAGGCGGCTATTCGTCGTGCCAACTATACCGCACAGCCTGCAGCTTCAA
Above is a window of Paenibacillus sp. E222 DNA encoding:
- a CDS encoding DegV family protein translates to MRKIAWVTDSTSTLDPLFAEQNHVYIVPLRIVFGEECYRETEDISSELFYEKLEGSSRASSSQPPIGEFIELYESLKGQYDEIITIHCSTALSGTLHTSMQAAEIAGVTVTAIDSRAGAYPLREMILQGLEWQKKGHTAAEIKLHIEQIIDNMSFYLIPASLQHLHRSGRVSGTQLILSQLLKIHLLLRFEEGKVVVNEKIRTFKRAKQRMLDVLKVDMGKVKHVCIMHANNQEEAVTIKQQIADLLPRLKTEIMPFIPVVGIHAGAGTIGLCWIRSETV
- a CDS encoding ABC-2 family transporter protein — its product is MLYFTLASKAYSRNLQYRGAHMVHNLASAMFGYMYACLWIGIGADHSLGEYGTQGMISYIAFTQSSLWISGFLTNGLGIPLTVRTGQIALDLMRPVHLFTHLMAREWGQIAYQFVYKSIPIYLLFSIVFSLQWPSEASTLLFAAIGLAGASYLSICMNYIIGATAMWTTESSWLHWGNHAMMNLLAGFFIPLEWLPDWLERIAWLSPYPFLLYVPTRIYLGYENGSLLWGTLIWCVLMTFVCLAITQVLRRKVEVQGG
- a CDS encoding response regulator transcription factor, with product MSGYRLLLVEDDRSISEMVGPYLEKEGYDVSYAYDGLEAERQFSQSPSGYDLVILDLMLPHKNGMEVLQTIRATSLVPVLILSAKDGEVDKALGLGFGADDYLSKPFSLIELTARIKAAIRRANYTAQPAASTTPKAQRIHIGGLVVDMDTYEVERDGISVKLTSKEFGILKMFVTHPGKVFTKAQIYASVWNDHYYGDENIINVHMRRLREKLEVDPSNPRYIKTLWGIGYKLEVDPA